In Pseudokineococcus lusitanus, one genomic interval encodes:
- a CDS encoding glycoside hydrolase family 2 TIM barrel-domain containing protein, with product MTSPRPAAPRSRPPYLEDPAPGTGRRWAPRARVRSDAPELDLSGTWRFRLWPTAVGGGEDDDALAALSVPGAVPADGPAAGWDDLPVPSHWVLHGDGAYGRPWYTNVRYPFPVDPPHVPDANPTADHLRAFTVPDEAAWTGAARHLLRLDGVESAWRAWLNGTEVATGTGSRLAQELDVTGLVRPGANVLLLRVHQWSAASYLEDQDQWWLPGVFREVHLLARPAGALDDVVLRADYDHRTGAGRLDVRPSAPADAYPVVLRAPGLGVEVTWATPADVAPVDVPDVAPWSAEVPVLHDVEVVARGETVSLRAGFRTVEIDGDRFLVNGRRVVLRGVNRHEVAADRGRVFDEAHAREDLALMKRHGVDAVRTSHYPPHPRLLDLLDELGFWVVLEDDLETHGFELTAGEPWRGNPSDDPAWEAAYLDRVARTVERDKNHACVVLWSLGNEAGTGRNLAAAAAELRRRDPSRPVHYEGDHTGAYTDVYSRMYPTLEEVEAIGSGVGPVAWTTPAQAAVVRSQPFVMCEYVHAMGNGPGAVAEYDALSWRYPRVHGGFVWEWRDHGLAHRTADGTPFFAYGGDFGEPLHDGNFVTDGLVLSDGTPSPGLAEWAAVVAAVRLDVLADGDERVLAVTNRRHSGATDDLTFAWRLERDGVAVAAGDLAVPPVAPGDDAVVALPDVAAAAGPTPAGSEDHLTVEAALAAPTAWAGAGHVLSRTQVDLTPPRAAAPTTPAAAPVVVAGDGRTARVGDAVLDLVTGRLTAVGDLRVDGPVLDLFRAPTDNDRGRAPHGYEDVGPAESHGEGTDHPSSAERWAAAGLDRLEHRLRAVEVTDDAVVVRVRAAVAASDVGVDVTYRWTAAADGAASLAVGVVPTGAWTGTWPRVGVRLDLPGSVGTASWFGTGPAESYADSSHAAVVGRFESAVDDLVVAYSRPQESGHRPDLRELRLTGPDGGLHVTADADRPGERRVGFTARRWTPQELAAAAHDHELPPSDRVVLHLDAAQHGLGSRACGPDVLPQHALRPSARTFRVTFRPA from the coding sequence GTGACCTCCCCCCGCCCCGCCGCCCCCCGGTCCCGCCCGCCGTACCTCGAGGACCCCGCCCCCGGCACCGGCCGCCGGTGGGCCCCCCGCGCACGGGTGCGCAGCGACGCGCCCGAGCTCGACCTGTCGGGCACCTGGCGGTTCCGGCTGTGGCCCACCGCCGTCGGCGGCGGCGAGGACGACGACGCCCTCGCGGCGCTGTCGGTGCCCGGCGCCGTCCCCGCGGACGGCCCGGCCGCGGGCTGGGACGACCTGCCCGTCCCCTCGCACTGGGTGCTCCACGGCGACGGGGCGTACGGCCGCCCCTGGTACACGAACGTCCGCTACCCCTTCCCCGTCGACCCGCCGCACGTCCCGGACGCCAACCCGACCGCCGACCACCTGCGCGCCTTCACGGTGCCGGACGAGGCCGCGTGGACCGGCGCCGCGCGCCACCTCCTGCGCCTCGACGGCGTCGAGAGCGCCTGGCGCGCCTGGCTCAACGGCACCGAGGTCGCCACGGGCACCGGCAGCCGGCTCGCGCAGGAGCTCGACGTCACGGGGCTCGTGCGGCCCGGCGCGAACGTCCTCCTGCTGCGCGTGCACCAGTGGTCGGCGGCGTCCTACCTCGAGGACCAGGACCAGTGGTGGCTGCCCGGCGTCTTCCGCGAGGTGCACCTGCTGGCCCGCCCCGCCGGGGCGCTCGACGACGTCGTGCTGAGGGCCGACTACGACCACCGCACCGGCGCCGGCCGCCTCGACGTCCGGCCCTCCGCCCCCGCCGACGCCTACCCCGTCGTCCTGCGCGCGCCCGGTCTCGGCGTCGAGGTGACGTGGGCGACGCCGGCCGACGTCGCCCCGGTCGACGTCCCCGACGTGGCGCCGTGGAGCGCCGAGGTGCCCGTCCTCCACGACGTCGAGGTCGTCGCGCGGGGCGAGACCGTCTCCCTCCGCGCCGGTTTCCGGACCGTGGAGATCGACGGGGACCGCTTCCTCGTCAACGGCCGCCGCGTCGTCCTCCGCGGCGTCAACCGCCACGAGGTCGCCGCCGACCGCGGGCGCGTCTTCGACGAGGCGCACGCCCGCGAGGACCTCGCCCTCATGAAGCGGCACGGCGTCGACGCCGTCCGCACGAGCCACTACCCGCCGCATCCCCGCCTGCTGGACCTCCTCGACGAGCTCGGCTTCTGGGTCGTGCTCGAGGACGACCTCGAGACGCACGGCTTCGAGCTGACCGCCGGCGAGCCCTGGCGCGGCAACCCCAGCGACGACCCGGCGTGGGAGGCGGCGTACCTCGACCGCGTCGCCCGCACCGTCGAGCGCGACAAGAACCACGCGTGCGTCGTGCTGTGGAGCCTCGGCAACGAGGCCGGCACCGGGCGCAACCTCGCCGCCGCGGCCGCCGAGCTGCGCCGCCGCGACCCGAGCCGCCCCGTGCACTACGAGGGCGACCACACGGGCGCGTACACCGACGTCTACAGCCGGATGTACCCGACGCTCGAGGAGGTGGAGGCGATCGGCTCCGGCGTCGGCCCGGTGGCGTGGACGACGCCGGCGCAGGCGGCCGTCGTCCGCTCGCAGCCCTTCGTCATGTGCGAGTACGTGCACGCCATGGGGAACGGGCCGGGCGCCGTCGCCGAGTACGACGCCCTGTCATGGCGGTACCCGCGCGTCCACGGCGGCTTCGTCTGGGAGTGGCGCGACCACGGCCTCGCGCACCGGACCGCCGACGGCACACCGTTCTTCGCCTACGGCGGCGACTTCGGCGAGCCGCTGCACGACGGCAACTTCGTCACCGACGGGCTCGTGCTCTCCGACGGGACGCCCTCGCCCGGCCTCGCCGAGTGGGCGGCCGTCGTCGCGGCCGTGCGCCTCGACGTCCTCGCCGACGGCGACGAGCGGGTCCTCGCCGTCACCAACCGCCGGCACTCCGGCGCCACCGACGACCTGACCTTCGCCTGGCGGCTCGAGCGCGACGGCGTCGCCGTCGCGGCGGGCGACCTCGCCGTCCCGCCGGTCGCGCCCGGCGACGACGCCGTCGTCGCGCTGCCGGACGTCGCCGCCGCGGCCGGGCCGACGCCCGCGGGGTCGGAGGACCACCTCACGGTCGAGGCCGCCCTCGCGGCCCCGACGGCCTGGGCCGGGGCGGGGCACGTGCTGTCCCGCACGCAGGTCGACCTCACGCCGCCCCGGGCGGCCGCCCCGACGACGCCCGCGGCGGCGCCCGTCGTCGTCGCCGGGGACGGGCGGACGGCCCGCGTGGGCGACGCCGTCCTCGACCTCGTCACCGGACGGCTCACCGCCGTCGGCGACCTCCGCGTCGACGGCCCCGTCCTCGACCTGTTCCGCGCGCCGACGGACAACGACCGCGGCCGCGCGCCCCACGGGTACGAGGACGTCGGCCCGGCGGAGAGCCACGGCGAGGGCACCGACCACCCCTCGTCCGCCGAGCGTTGGGCCGCAGCGGGTCTCGACCGGCTGGAGCACCGCCTCCGCGCGGTCGAGGTGACGGACGACGCCGTCGTCGTGCGGGTGCGGGCGGCGGTCGCGGCCTCCGACGTCGGCGTCGACGTGACGTACCGCTGGACCGCCGCGGCGGACGGCGCGGCCTCTCTCGCCGTCGGCGTCGTGCCCACCGGCGCGTGGACGGGCACCTGGCCCCGGGTCGGCGTCCGTCTCGACCTGCCCGGCTCGGTGGGGACGGCCTCGTGGTTCGGCACGGGGCCGGCGGAGTCCTACGCGGACTCGAGCCACGCGGCGGTCGTCGGGCGCTTCGAGAGCGCCGTCGACGACCTCGTCGTCGCCTACAGCCGGCCGCAGGAGAGCGGCCACCGCCCCGACCTGCGCGAGCTCCGGCTCACCGGTCCGGACGGCGGCCTCCACGTCACCGCGGACGCCGACCGGCCGGGCGAGCGGCGGGTCGGCTTCACCGCACGGCGCTGGACGCCGCAGGAGCTGGCCGCGGCGGCGCACGACCACGAGCTGCCGCCGAGCGACCGCGTCGTGCTCCACCTCGACGCCGCGCAGCACGGCCTCGGCTCGCGCGCCTGCGGCCCGGACGTGCTGCCGCAGCACGCCCTCCGGCCGTCCGCCCGCACGTTCCGGGTGACGTTCCGCCCCGCCTGA
- a CDS encoding flavin monoamine oxidase family protein, which produces MYSTMGALGLAPTAAAAPYTPPRSGDFTLAGRSAARVVVLGAGIAGLTTAYELQKAGYQVTVLEARDRPGGRNWTVRGGTRETDLKGETQHARFAEGQYLNAGPARIAQHMVTLDYCRELGVPVEVFTNVNADSYYFDEGTTPLSGTPVRHRTTKADTYGYVSELLARATDSGSLDGYLTGADKEALLSFLGGWGAIGRRVEGDPAASWKYTGTSRRGYEVLPGAGTQAGTPLGPPPSLSDVLQSNLGRNISFEFGFDQAMLMFQPVGGMDRIPYAFERAVDRRNIVYRAEVGGITNTPTGVDVTYTTRGRRRTVTADFCVCTIPPMVLKKIPTNFAPEVGTALAYAQAAPAGKIALQYDRRWWETDENIYGGITNTNMDIGTIWYPSSGYHGDRGTVVGYYNFGNNALAYGRLSHKERLSRALVQGQKVHGQKYARGIEASFSVSWENTRYSEGGWVSWPSRESAEYRRLLQPEGRTYFAGDHLSHYTSWMSGAIESARASVTALHQRALAG; this is translated from the coding sequence ATGTACTCGACGATGGGCGCCCTCGGGCTCGCCCCGACCGCCGCCGCCGCGCCGTACACGCCCCCGCGGTCGGGCGACTTCACGCTGGCCGGCCGCAGCGCCGCCCGCGTCGTCGTCCTCGGCGCCGGCATCGCCGGGCTCACCACCGCCTACGAGCTGCAGAAGGCGGGGTACCAGGTCACCGTCCTCGAGGCCCGCGACCGGCCGGGCGGCCGCAACTGGACCGTCCGCGGCGGCACCCGCGAGACCGACCTCAAGGGCGAGACGCAGCACGCGCGCTTCGCCGAGGGGCAGTACCTCAACGCCGGTCCGGCCCGGATCGCCCAGCACATGGTGACGCTCGACTACTGCCGCGAGCTCGGCGTCCCCGTCGAGGTCTTCACCAACGTCAACGCCGACTCGTACTACTTCGACGAGGGCACGACGCCGCTGTCCGGCACGCCCGTCCGGCACCGCACGACGAAGGCCGACACCTACGGCTACGTCTCCGAGCTCCTCGCCCGCGCCACGGACTCCGGCAGCCTCGACGGCTACCTCACGGGGGCCGACAAGGAGGCGCTGCTGTCCTTCCTCGGCGGCTGGGGCGCCATCGGCCGGCGCGTGGAGGGCGACCCCGCCGCGAGCTGGAAGTACACGGGCACGAGCCGGCGCGGGTACGAGGTGCTGCCGGGCGCCGGGACGCAGGCGGGAACGCCGCTCGGCCCGCCCCCGTCGCTCTCCGACGTCCTCCAGAGCAACCTGGGTCGCAACATCTCCTTCGAGTTCGGCTTCGACCAGGCGATGCTCATGTTCCAGCCGGTCGGCGGCATGGACCGCATCCCCTACGCCTTCGAGCGCGCCGTCGACCGCCGCAACATCGTCTACCGGGCCGAGGTCGGCGGGATCACCAACACCCCGACCGGCGTCGACGTCACGTACACGACGCGCGGCCGACGTCGCACCGTCACCGCCGACTTCTGCGTCTGCACCATCCCCCCGATGGTGCTCAAGAAGATCCCGACGAACTTCGCGCCCGAGGTGGGCACCGCCCTCGCGTACGCCCAGGCCGCGCCCGCCGGGAAGATCGCCCTCCAGTACGACCGCCGCTGGTGGGAGACCGACGAGAACATCTACGGCGGCATCACCAACACCAACATGGACATCGGCACCATCTGGTACCCGTCGTCCGGGTACCACGGCGACCGGGGCACGGTCGTCGGCTACTACAACTTCGGGAACAACGCCCTGGCCTACGGGCGGCTGTCGCACAAGGAACGCCTGTCGCGGGCCCTCGTCCAGGGTCAGAAGGTCCACGGGCAGAAGTACGCCCGGGGGATCGAGGCGTCGTTCTCCGTCTCGTGGGAGAACACCCGCTACAGCGAGGGCGGGTGGGTGAGCTGGCCGTCGCGCGAGAGCGCCGAGTACCGCCGCCTGCTGCAGCCCGAGGGCCGCACGTACTTCGCGGGCGACCACCTCAGCCACTACACGTCCTGGATGTCCGGGGCCATCGAGTCCGCCCGCGCGAGCGTCACGGCGCTGCACCAGCGCGCCCTCGCCGGCTGA
- a CDS encoding Rid family hydrolase — protein MPARRALVAGALALTLTGGAAVTAVAGGRTPAPPSRGAVQNLPAGSANPMIANGTTIGPLVTTYKSSGTGPGRLNPAGAAGTPESYVDASFFPGGTLPAGVTITEAQGLNALARIEANLASVGLGLDDVITMRVFVDAPPGAAVADYAGFNRAYRQYFANVDLVTGATLPQPVGSAAPTPPLVVNAQRPSRSLMEVASLPVAGWLVEIEVDAVVGRR, from the coding sequence CTGCCCGCCCGTCGGGCGCTCGTCGCCGGCGCGCTCGCGCTGACCCTCACCGGCGGCGCCGCCGTCACCGCCGTCGCCGGCGGCCGTACCCCGGCGCCGCCGTCGCGCGGCGCCGTCCAGAACCTTCCCGCCGGGTCGGCCAACCCGATGATCGCCAACGGGACGACGATCGGGCCGCTCGTCACGACGTACAAGAGCAGCGGCACCGGCCCCGGCCGCCTCAACCCCGCGGGGGCGGCGGGCACGCCGGAGTCCTACGTCGACGCGTCCTTCTTCCCCGGCGGCACGCTGCCGGCCGGCGTGACCATCACCGAGGCGCAGGGCCTCAACGCCCTCGCCCGCATCGAGGCCAACCTCGCGTCCGTCGGGCTCGGGCTCGACGACGTCATCACCATGCGCGTCTTCGTCGACGCGCCCCCCGGGGCCGCCGTCGCCGACTACGCCGGCTTCAACCGCGCCTACCGGCAGTACTTCGCCAACGTCGACCTCGTCACCGGCGCGACGTTGCCGCAGCCCGTCGGCTCGGCCGCGCCGACGCCGCCCCTCGTCGTCAACGCGCAGCGGCCGTCCCGCAGCCTCATGGAGGTCGCGTCGCTGCCCGTCGCGGGCTGGCTCGTCGAGATCGAGGTGGACGCCGTCGTCGGGCGCCGCTGA
- a CDS encoding SGNH/GDSL hydrolase family protein, with the protein MPASPAPSDPSPDRRTPPGRLRAVAATAAGGLLLAGLLAAGGAGPVAADPSVPAAPAAPAASTAGRLPALVGTWGASADRTDSDVAGRTVRNVVRTNVGGRDLRVSLSNVVGTAAVTYSGTVGVSAGGGAVEPGSLRGLTFGGGETSVLVPPGAEVLSDPLTGRWAEQLDLAVSVHVDGDPGVATGHNLAVATSYVSEPGDVAAEEGADAFTTALTRWHVVDGLVVTGARGDGTVVALGDSITDGYGATVDGDQRWPDHLARRLLATPRYDGTGVVNEGISGNRVLSDGAGVSALARLDRDVLTSPGVETVVLLEGINDISGGATAEEVIAGYRQLIARTHAAGVCIQGGTLTAFESAGPAREAERTAVNEWIRTSGEFDAVVDFDAATRDPSNPDKLLPAYDSGDDLHPSDAGYAAMAAAVDLRSLDCRR; encoded by the coding sequence ATGCCCGCGAGCCCCGCCCCGTCCGACCCCTCGCCCGACCGCCGGACGCCGCCCGGCCGGCTGCGCGCCGTGGCCGCCACCGCCGCGGGCGGCCTGCTGCTCGCCGGCCTGCTGGCCGCCGGCGGGGCCGGGCCCGTGGCCGCCGACCCCTCCGTCCCCGCTGCGCCGGCCGCGCCCGCGGCGTCGACGGCGGGCCGCCTGCCCGCGCTCGTCGGCACGTGGGGCGCCAGCGCCGACCGCACCGACAGCGACGTCGCCGGCCGCACGGTGCGCAACGTCGTCCGGACGAACGTCGGCGGCCGGGACCTCCGCGTCTCGCTGTCCAACGTCGTCGGGACGGCGGCCGTCACCTACTCCGGCACCGTCGGCGTCTCGGCGGGCGGCGGCGCCGTCGAGCCCGGCTCGCTGCGCGGCCTCACCTTCGGCGGCGGCGAGACCTCCGTGCTCGTCCCGCCCGGCGCCGAGGTCCTCAGCGACCCGCTGACGGGCCGGTGGGCCGAGCAGCTCGACCTCGCCGTGTCCGTCCACGTCGACGGCGACCCGGGCGTGGCGACGGGCCACAACCTGGCCGTCGCGACGTCGTACGTCTCCGAGCCGGGCGACGTCGCCGCCGAGGAGGGCGCCGACGCCTTCACGACGGCGCTCACGCGCTGGCACGTCGTCGACGGGCTCGTCGTCACGGGCGCGCGCGGCGACGGGACCGTCGTCGCGCTCGGCGACTCCATCACCGACGGCTACGGCGCGACCGTCGACGGCGACCAGCGCTGGCCCGACCACCTGGCCCGCCGCCTCCTCGCCACCCCGCGGTACGACGGCACCGGCGTCGTCAACGAGGGCATCAGCGGCAACCGCGTGCTGTCCGACGGCGCCGGCGTCAGCGCGCTCGCGCGGCTCGACCGCGACGTCCTCACGTCGCCCGGCGTCGAGACCGTCGTCCTCCTCGAGGGCATCAACGACATCTCCGGCGGCGCGACGGCGGAGGAGGTCATCGCGGGGTACCGGCAGCTCATCGCCCGCACGCACGCCGCGGGCGTCTGCATCCAGGGCGGCACGCTGACCGCCTTCGAGTCCGCCGGCCCGGCCCGGGAGGCGGAGCGCACGGCGGTCAACGAGTGGATCCGCACGAGCGGCGAGTTCGACGCCGTCGTCGACTTCGACGCGGCCACGCGCGACCCGTCCAACCCCGACAAGCTGCTGCCGGCCTACGACAGCGGCGACGACCTGCACCCCAGCGACGCCGGGTACGCGGCCATGGCCGCGGCCGTGGACCTGCGCTCGCTCGACTGCCGCCGCTGA
- a CDS encoding ABC transporter ATP-binding protein, translating into MTDAHRLQAAGLTLGYGGRTVVEDLSLVVPPGRVTAVVGANACGKSTLLRSMSRLLAPSGGHVVLDGRDVHKVPAKELARTLGLLPQQPVAPDGITVADLVGRGRHPHQRLLQRWSAADDEAVADAMTLTGTGDLADRPVDELSGGQRQRVWIAMVLAQRTDLLLLDEPTTFLDVAHQVEVLDLLTDLNRTRGTTVVMVLHDLNLAARYADHLVAMAGGGLAAPPGPPEEVVTPEVIRAVFGLESQVVVDPVSGRPLVLPIGRHHVRADVAAL; encoded by the coding sequence GTGACCGACGCCCACCGCCTGCAGGCCGCCGGCCTCACCCTCGGCTACGGCGGCCGCACCGTCGTCGAGGACCTCTCCCTCGTCGTGCCGCCGGGCCGCGTGACCGCCGTCGTCGGGGCCAACGCCTGCGGGAAGTCGACGCTCCTGCGCTCGATGTCGCGCCTGCTCGCCCCGTCCGGGGGGCACGTCGTCCTCGACGGCCGCGACGTGCACAAGGTGCCGGCCAAGGAGCTCGCCCGGACCCTCGGCCTCCTGCCGCAGCAGCCGGTGGCGCCGGACGGCATCACCGTCGCCGACCTCGTGGGCCGCGGCCGCCACCCGCACCAGCGCCTCCTGCAGCGGTGGAGCGCGGCCGACGACGAGGCCGTCGCCGACGCCATGACCCTCACCGGCACGGGCGACCTCGCCGACCGCCCCGTCGACGAGCTCTCCGGCGGTCAGCGGCAGCGGGTCTGGATCGCCATGGTGCTCGCGCAGCGCACCGACCTGCTGCTCCTCGACGAGCCGACGACGTTCCTCGACGTCGCCCACCAGGTCGAGGTCCTCGACCTCCTGACCGACCTCAACCGCACCCGCGGGACGACGGTCGTCATGGTGCTCCACGACCTCAACCTCGCCGCGCGCTACGCCGACCACCTCGTCGCCATGGCCGGCGGCGGCCTCGCCGCCCCTCCCGGCCCGCCGGAGGAGGTCGTCACCCCCGAGGTGATCCGCGCGGTCTTCGGCCTCGAGAGCCAGGTCGTCGTCGACCCCGTCTCGGGCCGCCCCCTCGTCCTCCCCATCGGCCGCCACCACGTCCGGGCGGACGTCGCCGCCCTCTGA
- a CDS encoding FecCD family ABC transporter permease — MTAVPVHADAPTAGPSAGVTPADVARGRRRRTRHRRTVVTVLAVLVVVLFCVSLVVGRTVYPPADVLRVVLGQDVDGASFTVGTLRLPRAALAVLTGLAFGLGGVTFQTMLRNPLASPDVIGITSAASAAATFGIVTLGLGATGVSTFAIAGGLAVALVIYALAAGRTSATTRLVLVGIGVAAMLDSVTTYLLSEAAVWDQQAASRWLTGSLNGASWEQAWPLALALAVLAPVLLLLQRDLAAGQLGDDTASALGVRVGRTRLLLLVAAVGLVAFGTAAAGPIAFVAFLSGPIAARLVGPGTPVLVPAALVGAVLVLTADLVGQNLLGTRLPVGVVTGVLGAPYLVHLVVRTHRTGGSL; from the coding sequence GTGACCGCCGTCCCCGTCCACGCGGACGCCCCGACGGCCGGCCCGTCCGCCGGGGTCACGCCCGCGGACGTCGCGCGCGGACGCCGACGCCGCACCCGGCACCGCCGCACCGTCGTCACGGTGCTCGCCGTCCTCGTCGTCGTGCTCTTCTGCGTCAGCCTCGTCGTCGGCCGGACGGTCTACCCGCCGGCGGACGTCCTCCGCGTCGTCCTCGGCCAGGACGTCGACGGCGCCTCGTTCACCGTCGGGACGCTGCGCCTGCCGCGGGCCGCGCTGGCCGTCCTCACGGGCCTGGCCTTCGGCCTCGGCGGCGTGACGTTCCAGACGATGCTCCGCAACCCGCTCGCCAGCCCCGACGTCATCGGCATCACCTCGGCGGCGAGCGCGGCGGCGACCTTCGGCATCGTCACCCTCGGCCTCGGCGCGACGGGGGTGTCGACCTTCGCCATCGCCGGCGGCCTCGCCGTGGCCCTCGTCATCTACGCGCTCGCGGCCGGGCGGACGTCGGCGACGACGCGGCTCGTCCTCGTCGGCATCGGCGTCGCCGCGATGCTCGACAGCGTGACGACGTACCTCCTCTCCGAGGCCGCCGTCTGGGACCAGCAGGCCGCCTCGCGGTGGCTCACGGGCAGCCTCAACGGCGCGTCGTGGGAGCAGGCGTGGCCGCTGGCGCTCGCCCTCGCGGTGCTCGCGCCGGTGCTCCTGCTCCTCCAGCGCGACCTCGCCGCCGGCCAGCTCGGCGACGACACCGCGTCCGCGCTCGGCGTGCGGGTGGGTCGGACCCGCCTGCTCCTGCTCGTCGCCGCGGTCGGTCTCGTCGCCTTCGGGACGGCCGCCGCCGGGCCCATCGCCTTCGTGGCCTTCCTGTCGGGACCCATCGCCGCCCGGCTCGTCGGGCCGGGCACGCCCGTGCTCGTCCCGGCCGCCCTCGTCGGCGCCGTGCTCGTGCTGACCGCCGACCTCGTGGGCCAGAACCTGCTCGGCACGCGCCTGCCGGTCGGCGTCGTCACGGGCGTCCTCGGCGCCCCCTACCTCGTCCACCTCGTCGTCCGCACGCACCGGACCGGAGGCTCCCTGTGA
- a CDS encoding FecCD family ABC transporter permease: MTTGGGAPGEVRPPADPSGGPAAPTTAGASRATPPPVRARPGPGARPLWLGLGTVVLAALVVTSVVVGSRSVGAGDVLAALGGSVEGFDQAAVAVRLPRTLLAVVAGAALGVAGAVMQGVTRNPLADPSILGVNTGAALAVVVGIAFFGLTAPGSYVWVAIAGAAVTAAFVYAVGSLGRGGATPLKLALAGAATAAALTSLTTAVVLPRNDIALGVRSWLVGGVGGATWPTVQQVAPFLVAGFVVCLLTARSLDSLALGDELAAGLGERVAVARGVASLGAVVLCGATTAVTGPIAFVGLVVPHACRLLVGVDHRWLVPFSAVAGAALLTGADVLGRVVARPAEIDVGIITALVGAPLFVALVRRQKVREL, translated from the coding sequence ATGACCACCGGAGGAGGTGCGCCGGGGGAGGTCCGTCCCCCGGCGGACCCCTCCGGCGGTCCTGCCGCCCCGACGACGGCGGGGGCGTCGCGCGCGACGCCCCCGCCCGTCCGCGCCCGGCCCGGGCCGGGCGCCCGGCCGCTGTGGCTCGGCCTCGGCACGGTCGTGCTCGCCGCGCTCGTCGTCACCTCGGTCGTCGTCGGCTCGCGGAGCGTCGGTGCGGGCGACGTCCTCGCCGCCCTCGGCGGCTCGGTGGAGGGCTTCGACCAGGCGGCCGTCGCCGTCCGGCTGCCGCGGACGCTGCTCGCCGTCGTCGCCGGCGCGGCCCTCGGCGTGGCCGGCGCCGTCATGCAGGGGGTCACGCGCAACCCGCTGGCCGACCCGAGCATCCTCGGCGTCAACACCGGGGCGGCGCTGGCGGTCGTCGTCGGCATCGCCTTCTTCGGCCTCACCGCGCCCGGCTCGTACGTGTGGGTCGCCATCGCCGGGGCCGCCGTGACGGCCGCCTTCGTCTACGCCGTCGGCTCGCTGGGCCGCGGCGGCGCGACGCCGCTCAAGCTCGCGCTCGCGGGGGCCGCGACGGCCGCGGCGCTGACGAGCCTCACGACGGCGGTCGTCCTGCCGCGCAACGACATCGCGCTCGGCGTGCGGTCGTGGCTCGTCGGCGGCGTCGGCGGGGCCACGTGGCCCACCGTGCAGCAGGTCGCCCCCTTCCTCGTCGCCGGCTTCGTCGTCTGCCTCCTCACCGCGCGCTCGCTCGACTCCCTCGCCCTCGGCGACGAGCTGGCCGCGGGCCTCGGCGAGCGCGTCGCGGTGGCCCGTGGCGTCGCGTCGCTCGGCGCCGTCGTCCTCTGCGGGGCGACGACGGCCGTCACCGGACCCATCGCGTTCGTCGGCCTCGTCGTGCCGCACGCGTGCCGCCTGCTCGTCGGCGTCGACCACCGCTGGCTCGTGCCCTTCTCCGCCGTCGCGGGCGCCGCGCTGCTGACGGGCGCGGACGTCCTCGGCCGCGTCGTCGCCCGCCCCGCGGAGATCGACGTCGGCATCATCACGGCGCTCGTCGGGGCGCCGTTGTTCGTCGCCCTCGTCCGGCGGCAGAAGGTGCGCGAGCTGTGA
- a CDS encoding iron-siderophore ABC transporter substrate-binding protein, which yields MPAARPVVGAFAALLLLGVSACGSDEPAAPAAEGGAAADAGWTPVTIEHAFGTTELPERPERVATVAWANQEVPLALGVVPVGMAAATFGDDDGDGVLPWVEDKLTELGAETPVLFDETDGLDFEAVADTDPDVILAAYSGLTQEDYDTLEQIAPVVAYPDVAWGTTWRDTILLNSEGLGMAEEGEALVADLEQQIADTVEAHPEVQGASAMFMTHVDTTDLSTVNFYTPLDTRVAFFEDLGMTTPQSVQDASEGNESFSGSVSAEQADVFSDVDVIVTYGGEDLVATLEGDPLLSQIPAVQNRAIVGLPGDGPLGTASNPTTLAIPYILDEYVGLLADAAAPTAR from the coding sequence ATGCCTGCTGCCCGCCCCGTCGTCGGCGCCTTCGCCGCGCTGCTCCTGCTCGGCGTCTCCGCCTGCGGCTCTGACGAGCCCGCCGCCCCGGCCGCGGAGGGCGGTGCCGCCGCCGACGCCGGCTGGACGCCCGTGACGATCGAGCACGCCTTCGGCACCACCGAGCTGCCCGAGCGCCCCGAGCGCGTGGCCACCGTGGCGTGGGCCAACCAGGAGGTGCCGCTGGCGCTCGGCGTCGTCCCGGTCGGCATGGCCGCCGCGACGTTCGGCGACGACGACGGCGACGGGGTGCTGCCGTGGGTCGAGGACAAGCTCACCGAGCTGGGCGCCGAGACGCCCGTCCTCTTCGACGAGACCGACGGGCTCGACTTCGAGGCCGTGGCCGACACCGACCCGGACGTCATCCTCGCCGCGTACTCCGGCCTCACGCAGGAGGACTACGACACCCTCGAGCAGATCGCCCCCGTCGTCGCCTACCCCGACGTGGCGTGGGGCACGACGTGGCGCGACACGATCCTCCTCAACAGCGAGGGCCTGGGCATGGCCGAGGAGGGCGAGGCGCTCGTGGCCGACCTCGAGCAGCAGATCGCCGACACCGTCGAGGCCCACCCCGAGGTGCAGGGCGCCTCGGCGATGTTCATGACGCACGTCGACACGACCGACCTGTCGACCGTGAACTTCTACACGCCGCTCGACACCCGGGTCGCCTTCTTCGAGGACCTCGGGATGACGACGCCGCAGAGCGTCCAGGACGCCTCCGAGGGCAACGAGAGCTTCTCCGGCAGCGTCAGCGCCGAGCAGGCGGACGTCTTCTCCGACGTCGACGTCATCGTCACCTACGGCGGCGAGGACCTCGTGGCGACGCTCGAGGGCGACCCGCTGCTGTCGCAGATCCCCGCGGTGCAGAACCGGGCGATCGTCGGCCTGCCCGGCGACGGCCCCCTCGGCACGGCGTCCAACCCGACGACGCTCGCCATCCCCTACATCCTCGACGAGTACGTCGGCCTGCTCGCCGACGCCGCGGCGCCGACCGCGCGCTGA